TAATAGGTCGTTTTGAGACCGAGCTTCCACGCAAGACGATACAGGCTGTCGAGCTTTTTGCCGTTCGGGTTGGCGATGTAGATGTTCAGCGACTGCGACTGATCGATCCATTTCTGGCGGCGGGACGCCGCCTTGATCAGCCAGGTCGAGTCGATTTCGAAGGCCGTCGCATAGATCTTTTTCAGATCGTCCGGCACGCGGTCGATCGAGCCGACCGAGCCGTCGAAATATTTGAGATCCGACACCATCACTTCGTCCCACAGGCCGCGGGCCTTCAGATCGCGAACGAGATGCTCGTTCACGACGGTGAAGTCGCCGGACATGTTCGATTTGACGAACAGGTTCTGGTAGGCGGGCTCGATCGACTGCGCGACGCCGCAGATATTGGAGATCGTCGCCGTCGGCGCGATCGCCATCGTGTTGGAGTTGCGCATGCCGGCGCTCTTCACGCGGGCACGGAGCTTGTCCCAATCCAGACGCGTCGAACGGTCCATCTCGACTTTATGGCCGCGCGCGGCATCGACGATCTTGATCGAGTCGATCGGCAGAATGCCCTTCGACCAGAGCGAGCCTTCGAAGCTCGGATAACGGCCGCGCTCTTCGGCGAGATCGGCCGAGGCCGCGATCGCATGGTAGGAAATCGCTTCCATGCTCTCATCGGCGAAGTCCACCGCCGCATCGGACGCATAGGGAAGGCGCATGATGTTCAGCGCATCCTGGAAGCCCATCAGGCCGAGACCGACCGGACGGTGCTTCATGTTGGAATTCTTGGCTTCCGGGATCGTGTAGAAGTTCACGTCGATCACGTTGTCCAGCATGCGCATGGCGGTCTTCACCGTGCGCTCGATCTGCGCGTGGTCGAGCTTGCCGCCGCGGATGTGGTTGGCAAGATTGACCGAGCCGAGATTGCAGACCGCGACTTCCTTATCGGAGGTGTTGAGCGTGATCTCGGTGCACAGGTTCGAGGAGTGCACGACGCCGATATGCTGCTGCGGCGAGCGCAGATTGCACGGATCCTTGAACGTGATCCACGGATGGCCGGTTTCGAACAGCATGGTCAGCATGCGGCGCCACAGATCGGTCGCGCGCACCTGCTTGAACACGTGCATCTCGCCCTTCTTGGCCTTCTCTTCATAGAAGGCGTAGCGCTCGGCGAAAGCCTTGCCCATCAGATCGTGCAGATCCGGCGTCTCGTCCGGCGAGAACAGGGTCCACTGGCCGTCTTCCTCGACGCGCTGCATGAACAGATCCGGCACCCAATTGGCCGTGTTCATATCGTGCGTGCGGCGGCGGTCATCGCCGGTGTTCTTGCGGAGATCGAAGAACTCTTCGATGTCGATGTGCCAGGTTTCGAGATAGGCGCAGACCGCGCCCTTGCGCTTGCCGCCCTGGTTCACCGCGATCGCCGTGTCGTTGGCGACTTTGAGGAACGGCACGACGCCCTGCGATTCGCCGTTGGTGCCCTTGATGTGAGCGCCGAGGCCGCGCACGCGCGTCCAGTCATTGCCGAGGCCGCCGGAATATTTGGCGAGCAGCGCATTGTCCTTGATCGACTTGAAGATGCCGTCGAGATCGTCCGGAACCGTGGTCAGGAAGCAGGACGAGAGCTGCGAGCGCGGCGTGCCGGCATTGAACAGCGTCGGCGTCGAGCACATGAAGTCGAAGGAGGAGATGAGATTGTAGAACTCGATCGCCTTGCCTTCGCGGTCGGTCTCACGCAGGGCAAGGCCCATTGCGACACGCATGAAGAACGCCTGCGGCAGCTCGAAGCGCACATTGTTCGAGTGCAGGAAGTAGCGGTCATACAGAGTCTGCAGGCCGAGGAACTGGAACAGCAGATCGCGTTCCGGCTTCAGCGCGCGGGCAAGCTTCGGCAGATCGAATTTCAGAAGTTCGCCGTCGAGCAGGTCGAGTTGCACGCCACGGCGGACATAGGCTTCGAAATAAGGAGCGTAACCCGTGGTGATCTCGGCCTGGGTCGCCTGCGTTTCCTTGCCGGCGATGAAGGTCAGTGCTTCGCGGCGCAGAAGATCGAGAAGAAGGCGGGCGGAGACGAACGCATAGTTCGGCTCCTGCTCGACGAGCGTGCGGGCCGCCATGATCGGCGCCTGCGAAAGTTCGTCCTGCGTGATGCCGTCATAAAGATTGCGCATCGTCTCGGTGAGAACCGGCTCGGCCGAGGCGCCGTCGAGACCGGCGACGGCTTCGTCGATCAGTGTCGCGAGACGCTTTTCGTCGAGCGGCTTCGGTGTGCCGTCCGTGCCGCGCACTTTCAGCTTCGGACGCGATTCTTCCTCGGCGCGCTTGGCGGCGTCCTCGCGGCGGGCGCGGGCGCGCTCTTCACGATAGAGAACGTAGGCGCGGGCAACCTTGTGGTGCTCGCTGCGCATCAGCGCCAGTTCGACCTGGTCCTGAATGTCTTCGATATGGAAGGTGCGGTCGCCGCGGCGGGTCAGCGCCTGGAAGGCCTGGCCGGAGACCTCCTCGACCATTTCATGGACGCGCCGGGAGGCTGCGGCCGTATTGCCCTCGACTGCAAGGAACGCCTTGGTGACGGCGACCTGAATCTTGCTGAGATCGAACGGCGACACCGTGCCGTTGCGACGGATGACCTGATAGCCCGGCTCGGCACTCTGCCGTTCCTCCGGAGCGGGGGACCCCGCCGGTACAACGCCTGAACGCTCCGTCTCGACTGCAGCAAGTGACATCGGCCAAACCCATTCAATGTTGCGGGTGGCGGCGTCGAAGAACGCTGCCCGACCCGCTCCTCAAGAGCAATGGCGTGCCTCGCGTCCCGTTCCCGTCCCCACCCAGGGAGCTGAGCACGGTATCTGAGTCGCCCGACCTGGAAACGGCCTCAGAACCGCAAATTTTTGTTTTCCCCACATTCGCCCGGAAAACCATACCAGTCGGGGGAAACACGCTGATTACTACAACATATAGTATTTAACGAGGCGTGAATCGAGGGGTGCATCTAAGCACGGATGGGTGTTCTCCCGGCCCTGTGAACTGTGGGCATAGCGGGGACGGAGGGGGCTTTTCCGCCCCTTTTTCCCCCCCCCTCCCGGGAGGGATTTTTAACTCGCCCCGGATCATATGGCCCGGGAGACACAATCCATGGACCGGCCGGGCTCAACGCCTTCGAATCTTCGTCTCGGAGAGCTTTTGGGGGCGCTCAGCCACGCGCTCGACCTCACCGAGGGACAGCCGGAGGGCCATTGCGTCCGCTGCTGCTGGATCGGCACCAATATCGGCCGCGAGCTTGGTCTCTCCGAGCGTCAGCTCGGCGAGCTCTATTATGTATTGCTGCTGAAAGATCTCGGCTGTTCGAGCAATGCAGCACGCATCTGCCAGCTCTATCTGACCGACGACCGCAGCTTCAAACGCGGCTTCAAGGAAATCGACAGCAGCCTGCCGCAGGTTCTGCGCTTCGTCCTCGCACATACAGGCTCCAAAGCCGGACCGCTGGAGCGGCTGCGCGGCGTCATCAACATTCTGCAGAATGGCGGTACATATGCGCGCGAGCTGATCGAGACGCGCTGCCAGCGCGGCGCCGACATCGCACGCCGCATGCGTTTTTCCGAAGCCGTCGCGCAAGGCATCCAATCGCTCGATGAGCATTGGGATGGCGGCGGACATGCCGAAGGCCTGAGCGGCCGGGCGATTCCGCTTTATGCGCGCATCGCCCTTCTGTCGCAGGTTGCCGACATCGTTCACTCCTCCTCCGGCCGCGATGCGGCGCGCGCGGAAATAAAGGAACGCGCCGGCTCCTGGTTCGATCCCGATATCGCGGCGGAGTTCGAGCAGGTCGCGCAAAGGCCGGAATTCTGGGAAATTCTCGAAGCCGACAATCTCGACGCGGAAATTTTGCGCCTTGAGCCCGCCAATCAGACCGAAGCGCTCGACGACGACTATCTCGACGACATCGCGGCAGCCTTCGCCCAGGTGATCGACTCCAAAAGTCCCTACACCGGCGGGCACAGCGAACGCGTCGCGCTGTTCACCGATCTCATCGCCGAAGAAATGCAGATCGAAGAAGCGCGGCGGCGCTGGCTTAAGCGCACCGCGCTGCTGCACGATATCGGCAAGCTCGGCGTCTCCAGCGCCGTCCTCGACAAAGCCGGCAAGCTCGATGAGAGCGAATGGCGCGAGATGAAAAATCACGCCGCTTTGTCCGAAGTCATTCTCGCCCGTATCGCCGCCTTCGCAGATCTTGCCCGCATCGCCGGCGCCCATCATGAGCGGCTCGACGGCCGGGGCTATCCGCGCGGACTGTCGGGCGATGCTATCTGTCTTGAGACCCGCATCATCACGACGGCAGACATCTTCGATGCGCTGACCGCCGAGCGCCCCTATCGCGCGGCACTGCCGATCTCGAAAGCGCTGTCGATCATGGAAGCCGATATCGGAACCGCGATAGACGGCGCCTGTTTCGAGGCCCTGAAGCGCGCTCTGGCCCGCCTCCCGGCGCAGGAACCGGTACAGATCAGCGCCTGATTCGAAGCCTCACTATATTGATATTACTACAGAAAACCGACATTCTTAGTTATCATATAAAGATATCTGCATATGCTGATTGACTCATAAGATACTTGCAGGCATGTTCCGGCCCGGTCCACCGGAGCATTAAAATGTCCATCGCCACCTCAGCCCTCGGATTTCCGCGCATCGGTCCGCGCCGTGAGCTGAAATCCGCTCTCGAATCCACATGGTCCGGCAAGACGGACAGCGCAGCGCTGCTCGCTGCCGCAAAAGACATCCGTGCCGCAAACTGGCTGCGTCAGAAAAAGCTCGGGCTATCGATCATCGCGTCGAACGATT
Above is a window of Terrihabitans soli DNA encoding:
- a CDS encoding ribonucleoside-diphosphate reductase subunit alpha; this translates as MSLAAVETERSGVVPAGSPAPEERQSAEPGYQVIRRNGTVSPFDLSKIQVAVTKAFLAVEGNTAAASRRVHEMVEEVSGQAFQALTRRGDRTFHIEDIQDQVELALMRSEHHKVARAYVLYREERARARREDAAKRAEEESRPKLKVRGTDGTPKPLDEKRLATLIDEAVAGLDGASAEPVLTETMRNLYDGITQDELSQAPIMAARTLVEQEPNYAFVSARLLLDLLRREALTFIAGKETQATQAEITTGYAPYFEAYVRRGVQLDLLDGELLKFDLPKLARALKPERDLLFQFLGLQTLYDRYFLHSNNVRFELPQAFFMRVAMGLALRETDREGKAIEFYNLISSFDFMCSTPTLFNAGTPRSQLSSCFLTTVPDDLDGIFKSIKDNALLAKYSGGLGNDWTRVRGLGAHIKGTNGESQGVVPFLKVANDTAIAVNQGGKRKGAVCAYLETWHIDIEEFFDLRKNTGDDRRRTHDMNTANWVPDLFMQRVEEDGQWTLFSPDETPDLHDLMGKAFAERYAFYEEKAKKGEMHVFKQVRATDLWRRMLTMLFETGHPWITFKDPCNLRSPQQHIGVVHSSNLCTEITLNTSDKEVAVCNLGSVNLANHIRGGKLDHAQIERTVKTAMRMLDNVIDVNFYTIPEAKNSNMKHRPVGLGLMGFQDALNIMRLPYASDAAVDFADESMEAISYHAIAASADLAEERGRYPSFEGSLWSKGILPIDSIKIVDAARGHKVEMDRSTRLDWDKLRARVKSAGMRNSNTMAIAPTATISNICGVAQSIEPAYQNLFVKSNMSGDFTVVNEHLVRDLKARGLWDEVMVSDLKYFDGSVGSIDRVPDDLKKIYATAFEIDSTWLIKAASRRQKWIDQSQSLNIYIANPNGKKLDSLYRLAWKLGLKTTYYLRSRSATHVEKSTLKGTDGKLNAVSASAVTAAPAAEFIEVGKACSIDNPECEACQ
- a CDS encoding HD-GYP domain-containing protein, whose protein sequence is MDRPGSTPSNLRLGELLGALSHALDLTEGQPEGHCVRCCWIGTNIGRELGLSERQLGELYYVLLLKDLGCSSNAARICQLYLTDDRSFKRGFKEIDSSLPQVLRFVLAHTGSKAGPLERLRGVINILQNGGTYARELIETRCQRGADIARRMRFSEAVAQGIQSLDEHWDGGGHAEGLSGRAIPLYARIALLSQVADIVHSSSGRDAARAEIKERAGSWFDPDIAAEFEQVAQRPEFWEILEADNLDAEILRLEPANQTEALDDDYLDDIAAAFAQVIDSKSPYTGGHSERVALFTDLIAEEMQIEEARRRWLKRTALLHDIGKLGVSSAVLDKAGKLDESEWREMKNHAALSEVILARIAAFADLARIAGAHHERLDGRGYPRGLSGDAICLETRIITTADIFDALTAERPYRAALPISKALSIMEADIGTAIDGACFEALKRALARLPAQEPVQISA